Part of the Pseudarthrobacter sp. NBSH8 genome is shown below.
CCGCCAGCTGAATCCGGCGGGCGTGTCGCGGCGAGGACCACAGCCCCCACCACCACGGCGCCGCTGACGTGGAGCGCGCGGGCTGCTTCCGCCACTGTGGCCCCTGTGGTGAGCACGTCGTCGACAATGATGCACAGGCGGCCGGTCACTCGTGCGCCCTGGCGTCCCGGGACTTTCAGGGACCCCCTGAGCCGGCTCGCCCGGGCACCACGGCCGAGTCCCTTTTGGCCTCCAGGCAGCCGTTCCAGTGCGGCGCGCCGCCTTGATTTCCGGATCACGTCAACGACCGGCACCCCCGGAAGGGTGGTCCCCCGCCGCAACTCTGCAAGCAGGAGGTGGACCGGGCTGAAGCCCCTCTTGACGTAGCCCGCCGTGCTGCTGGGCACCGGAACCAGGCAGACGCCGTCGACGCCGGCCACAGCCGCGGCAATGCCCCGCCCCAGACCCCGCGCCAGGACAGAGGTGAGCTGGAGCTGGCCATGGCTCTTAAACGACAGCACAGCCTGTGCCAACTCCTCGCGGTACACCCCCGCCGCCACTACGGGAAGGATCAGGCCGCCATCGACCTTCATCAGGGCCGGCGCCTGTTCCTCTGCCCGGAACGGGTGACTGGTCAGCAGGCGCACCTGTCGTTCGCACATGACGCACAAGGCCAGGTCCTCTGCGCCACAGCAGACGCAGTCCACAGGGATGGAAAGTGCCAGCAACTCGGCGGCGGCGGCTCCCATCTGTTCGGCGGCCCGCAACCAGCGGCGGCTGTAGCCGCCGCGATGCTTGGCGTGCACCGCAGGGGGCAGAAGGTCCGGATCCAGGCTTGCAGCACTTCTGGCAGGACTGTCCTCGGCGCGACTGGCAGCACCGCCCTCGGAGCTGCGCGCAGGAGAGCGCAGGACAGGAAGGTGCCGAGCGGGAGGATGTGCGGGCTGGGCTTCGGTCACACCCCATGGTGGCCTCTCGGCCGCGGCCCCCGGAACCCCCAGGCCGCGCTATGTGGACAGCACGTTAGCCGGGGAATGATGGGTCGATGGGGCCCTTAAGCTGGGGCGACCAGCCGTTGCCCAGACGCTGGAAAATGCCCTCGGCCGACTGGCCGTAGATTTCCTCCAGCCCGTTGCCGGCGCTGAGCCACACCAGGCCAGGCCAGGGCGCCAGCTGCTGGGGTTGCCCGGAGGTGAGGGACAGCAGCTCCGGCGTAACGTTCGAGCCTGCCGATGACTTCATCACGGCAACCGTGGTGTCGTTCACCCAGACGCCCTGGTCCGGGTCGCCGGAAGCCACCAGGGTGATGGGGGCAGTCAGTTCCCGGGGAGTCCCGTCGGCATTCCGGATGATCCCGGCAATCTGCACCGTCGTTTTGCCGTTCTGCTCCGAAATGACCAGCGCCCGGACACCCTCACGGGAAATCCTCAACTCCTTGACAATTCTTCCGGCCAGCCAGGACGGCGTGAGGGTAACGGTGGGAACAGCGGCGCCTTCGGCCACCCCGATGGGCCGGTAGGCGACCACCTCAGTGCCCCCGGTGGCTCCCGGCCCTGCGGCCCACACCCAGTCATGAAGACTGAAGGAAGGGTGCGTGATGGTGGTGCGAGTTGTCAGCGCCCGGGCCGGCTGTCCCGGCACCATGCTGAAGAGCGTCGTCCGGCTGTCGTTAAGGAAAGCCACGGTCTGGGACACCGGAGATTCCGCCGGGTAGCGCGGCCCGAGCGCGGACACAGGCTGCATACCCGGCAGCGGGGACACCCTGTTGTTCTCGTAGCGAACCAGCTCATTGCCGCTGACGGCGATCTCGCGGACCGGCACGTTTTTGTCCCGCACCGGGGGCAGCACGGAGCCGTTGTCCTCGACCCGGACCAGGTCCTGGTTGGCGTGCAGCTCCACATTAACGACGTCGGGCTGGCTGCGGAATGTGAGTGCAAGCTGTGTCTGCATCCGGAGCCTGTCCTCCGTGGACGCCTC
Proteins encoded:
- a CDS encoding LpqB family beta-propeller domain-containing protein; its protein translation is MLKRSVVLLVVVLLLASCARIPTSGPVGKSAEGSAGNVNAPVFLPAAPQAGATPENIIDYFYRAGTGYEGDYAVAREYLTQAASVSWKPDQRALVYREAKVVGTGVDNVYNYQLDVSYSVDVDGIATQMPEGTIENIPATLTQVDGEWRISAIPDGTAIPEETFKVIYGAYPIYFYDPSFTYAVPDVRWFIKNKTVKAMTSALLAGPAPYLRGAVVSAFPSGIKLARESVPVVSGAAQVDLTAKELTEASTEDRLRMQTQLALTFRSQPDVVNVELHANQDLVRVEDNGSVLPPVRDKNVPVREIAVSGNELVRYENNRVSPLPGMQPVSALGPRYPAESPVSQTVAFLNDSRTTLFSMVPGQPARALTTRTTITHPSFSLHDWVWAAGPGATGGTEVVAYRPIGVAEGAAVPTVTLTPSWLAGRIVKELRISREGVRALVISEQNGKTTVQIAGIIRNADGTPRELTAPITLVASGDPDQGVWVNDTTVAVMKSSAGSNVTPELLSLTSGQPQQLAPWPGLVWLSAGNGLEEIYGQSAEGIFQRLGNGWSPQLKGPIDPSFPG
- a CDS encoding ComF family protein is translated as MTEAQPAHPPARHLPVLRSPARSSEGGAASRAEDSPARSAASLDPDLLPPAVHAKHRGGYSRRWLRAAEQMGAAAAELLALSIPVDCVCCGAEDLALCVMCERQVRLLTSHPFRAEEQAPALMKVDGGLILPVVAAGVYREELAQAVLSFKSHGQLQLTSVLARGLGRGIAAAVAGVDGVCLVPVPSSTAGYVKRGFSPVHLLLAELRRGTTLPGVPVVDVIRKSRRRAALERLPGGQKGLGRGARASRLRGSLKVPGRQGARVTGRLCIIVDDVLTTGATVAEAARALHVSGAVVVGAVVLAATRPPDSAGGESPGPGAGGKRPVLEKNKRRKDE